In a genomic window of Variovorax paradoxus:
- a CDS encoding bifunctional protein-serine/threonine kinase/phosphatase codes for MAAGRQAPRVTLGQHSLAGVGSAVNQDFHGAMLPEGAQRAAKGIALALADGIGSSRVSQVASAAAVRGFLEDYYATSDAWSVRRAAQRVLGATNSWLHAQTMRSDARFDKDSGYVCTFSALILKGRELHLLHVGDARIYRVHASALEQLTDDHRVHVSSVESYLGRALGAGPNVEIDYRCWEAEAGEVYLLATDGAHAHLDAAAVNDALVRCAGDLDAAALRLVQIARARGSQDDATVQLLRIDELPAPDAPAPALEREGLALPPVLAPRDRFEGFTLVREIHLSSRSHVYLATDDASGRPAVLKLPSVDLREDAAYLDRFVLEEWVARRIDSPHVLKAWPLERARGHLFVAMEYVEGQTLAQWMVDHPRPSLDSVRAIVAQLARGLQAMHGKEMLHQDLRPENAMIDRAGTVKLIDLGATHVAGLDDGGGEPRALAIEGTPQYTAPEYFTGQGGTARSDLFSLAVIAYRMLSGQLPYGLQASRIRTQADVNRLRYVPLRQFRPELPAWVDAVLHKALHPQPAKRQQAVSEFAHDLQSPGAEFLRARAPALIERRPVLFWQCTTVLLALAVVVLLGLRAFGR; via the coding sequence ATGGCCGCCGGGCGCCAGGCGCCGCGCGTCACGCTGGGCCAGCACTCGCTGGCGGGCGTCGGGTCGGCGGTCAACCAGGACTTCCATGGCGCGATGCTGCCCGAGGGCGCGCAGCGCGCCGCCAAGGGCATCGCGCTCGCGCTGGCCGACGGCATCGGCTCGAGCCGCGTGAGCCAGGTCGCGAGCGCGGCCGCCGTGCGCGGCTTCCTCGAGGACTACTACGCCACCTCCGACGCCTGGTCGGTGCGCCGCGCGGCGCAGCGCGTGCTGGGCGCCACCAACTCCTGGCTGCATGCGCAGACCATGCGCAGCGACGCGCGCTTCGACAAGGACAGCGGCTACGTCTGCACCTTCAGCGCGCTGATCCTCAAGGGCCGCGAGCTGCACCTGCTGCACGTGGGCGATGCGCGCATCTACCGCGTGCACGCGAGCGCGCTCGAGCAGCTCACCGACGACCACCGCGTGCATGTCTCGTCGGTGGAGTCGTACCTGGGCCGCGCGCTGGGCGCGGGCCCCAACGTCGAGATCGACTACCGCTGCTGGGAGGCCGAGGCCGGCGAGGTCTACCTGCTGGCCACCGACGGCGCGCATGCGCACCTCGATGCCGCCGCCGTGAACGACGCACTGGTGCGCTGCGCCGGCGATCTCGACGCGGCCGCGCTGCGCCTGGTGCAGATCGCCCGCGCGCGCGGCAGCCAGGACGATGCCACCGTGCAGCTGCTGCGCATCGACGAACTGCCCGCGCCCGATGCGCCGGCGCCGGCGCTCGAGCGCGAAGGGCTCGCACTGCCGCCGGTGCTCGCGCCGCGCGACCGCTTCGAGGGCTTCACGCTGGTGCGCGAGATCCACCTGAGTTCGCGCAGCCACGTCTACCTCGCCACCGACGACGCCAGCGGCCGCCCGGCGGTGCTGAAGCTGCCCTCGGTGGACCTGCGCGAGGACGCTGCCTATCTCGACCGCTTCGTGCTCGAGGAATGGGTGGCGCGGCGCATCGACAGCCCGCACGTGCTCAAGGCCTGGCCGCTGGAACGTGCGCGCGGCCACCTGTTCGTGGCGATGGAATACGTGGAGGGCCAGACGCTCGCGCAGTGGATGGTCGACCACCCGCGGCCCTCGCTCGACAGCGTGCGTGCCATCGTCGCGCAGCTCGCGCGCGGCCTGCAGGCGATGCACGGCAAGGAGATGCTGCACCAGGACCTGCGGCCCGAGAACGCGATGATCGACCGCGCGGGCACGGTCAAGCTGATCGACCTGGGCGCCACCCACGTGGCCGGGCTCGACGATGGCGGCGGCGAGCCGCGCGCGCTCGCGATCGAGGGCACGCCGCAGTACACCGCGCCCGAGTACTTCACGGGCCAGGGCGGCACGGCGCGCTCCGACCTGTTCTCGCTGGCCGTGATCGCCTACCGCATGCTGAGCGGGCAACTGCCCTACGGACTGCAGGCGTCGCGCATCCGCACGCAGGCCGATGTCAACCGCCTGCGCTACGTGCCGCTGCGCCAGTTCCGGCCCGAGCTGCCGGCCTGGGTCGACGCGGTGCTGCACAAGGCGCTGCATCCGCAGCCCGCGAAGCGGCAGCAGGCGGTGTCGGAGTTCGCGCACGACCTGCAGTCACCCGGCGCCGAGTTCCTGCGCGCGCGAGCGCCGGCGCTGATCGAGCGCCGGCCGGTGCTGTTCTGGCAATGCACCACGGTGCTGCTGGCCCTGGCGGTGGTGGTGCTGCTGGGTCTGCGCGCCTTCGGGCGCTGA
- a CDS encoding hydroxymethylglutaryl-CoA lyase has protein sequence MKLPTRVQIVDVGPRDGLQNEKQPVSAETKIGLVHRLQDAGLEEIEVTSFVSPKWVPQMADNAEVMHGIKRKPGVRYSVLTPNLKGFEAAIAAPREEWPDEIVVFGAASEAFSQKNINCSIAESIERFAPVVAAALDKGIRVRGAMSCTVGCPYEGEIAPAKVGYLAQLMKGIGVQRVDVADTIGVGTPRKVQAAMEATLAHFGVDAISGHFHDTYGQALVNTLAALELGVWNFQSSSAGLGGCPYAKGATGNVATEDVVYMLHGMGIETGIDLDKLIDAGVYISEALGREPNSRASKAIRTKRAG, from the coding sequence ATGAAACTCCCCACCCGCGTCCAGATCGTCGACGTCGGCCCGCGCGACGGGCTGCAGAACGAGAAGCAGCCGGTTTCGGCCGAGACCAAGATCGGCCTGGTGCACCGGCTGCAGGACGCCGGCCTCGAGGAGATCGAGGTCACCAGCTTCGTGAGCCCGAAGTGGGTGCCGCAGATGGCCGACAACGCCGAGGTGATGCACGGCATAAAGCGCAAGCCCGGCGTGCGCTACTCGGTGCTCACACCCAACCTCAAGGGCTTCGAGGCCGCCATCGCCGCGCCGCGCGAGGAATGGCCCGACGAGATCGTGGTGTTCGGCGCCGCCAGCGAGGCCTTCAGCCAGAAGAACATCAACTGCTCGATCGCCGAGAGCATCGAGCGCTTCGCGCCCGTGGTGGCCGCGGCGCTCGACAAGGGCATCCGCGTGCGCGGCGCGATGTCGTGCACCGTCGGCTGCCCCTACGAAGGCGAGATCGCCCCGGCCAAGGTCGGCTACCTCGCGCAGCTGATGAAGGGCATCGGCGTGCAGCGCGTCGACGTGGCCGACACCATCGGCGTGGGCACGCCGCGCAAGGTGCAGGCGGCGATGGAGGCCACGCTGGCCCACTTCGGCGTCGACGCCATCTCGGGCCACTTCCACGACACCTACGGGCAGGCGCTGGTCAACACGCTGGCGGCGCTCGAGCTGGGCGTGTGGAACTTCCAGTCGTCCTCGGCCGGCCTCGGCGGCTGCCCCTATGCCAAGGGCGCGACCGGCAACGTGGCGACCGAGGACGTGGTCTACATGCTGCACGGCATGGGCATCGAGACCGGCATCGACCTCGACAAGCTGATCGACGCCGGCGTCTACATCAGCGAAGCGCTGGGCCGCGAGCCGAACTCGCGCGCCTCGAAGGCGATCCGCACCAAGCGCGCGGGCTGA
- a CDS encoding LysR family transcriptional regulator, which yields MELRHLRYFSALAGSLNFTRAAERLHVTQSTLSHQIKQLEEELGRPLFDRIGKRVALTEAGEAFLHHATRALQEIDRGLGALREDPQEAAGELRIGSTHTFNLGFIPDCIAGFQQRYPRVRVIVDELAADLIGQRLQQGTLDLGIAYRPAQPGPLQFEPLYNEEMVLVVAHDHPLARRKRLRMVELHRLPMALLPASFATRQMLDECFRSCGAEPQVVAEINTLAPIMGLVAKTRLAAIVSANAVLPNSGLATVRLESPTPVRTPGMLWAPKAREAAPTRAFAAIVRKMAFRTSMLERSDG from the coding sequence ATGGAACTGCGGCACCTGCGCTACTTCAGCGCCCTGGCCGGCTCGCTCAACTTCACGCGCGCGGCCGAGCGGCTGCACGTCACGCAGTCCACGCTGTCGCACCAGATCAAGCAGCTCGAGGAGGAGCTGGGCCGGCCGCTGTTCGACCGCATCGGCAAGCGCGTGGCGCTGACCGAGGCCGGCGAGGCCTTCCTGCACCACGCCACGCGCGCGCTGCAGGAGATCGACCGCGGCCTCGGCGCGCTGCGCGAGGACCCGCAGGAGGCGGCCGGCGAGCTGCGCATCGGCTCGACCCACACCTTCAACCTCGGCTTCATTCCCGACTGCATCGCGGGCTTCCAGCAGCGCTATCCGCGCGTGCGCGTGATCGTCGACGAACTCGCGGCCGACCTGATCGGCCAGCGGCTGCAGCAGGGCACGCTCGACCTCGGCATCGCCTACCGGCCGGCCCAGCCCGGGCCGCTGCAGTTCGAGCCGCTCTACAACGAGGAGATGGTGCTGGTGGTGGCGCACGACCATCCGCTGGCGCGGCGCAAGCGCCTGCGCATGGTCGAGCTGCACCGCCTGCCGATGGCGCTGCTGCCCGCGAGCTTCGCCACGCGGCAGATGCTCGACGAGTGCTTCCGCTCCTGCGGCGCCGAGCCGCAGGTGGTGGCCGAGATCAACACGCTGGCGCCGATCATGGGCCTGGTGGCGAAGACGCGGCTCGCGGCCATCGTCTCGGCCAATGCGGTGCTGCCGAACTCGGGGCTCGCGACCGTGCGGCTCGAGAGCCCGACGCCGGTGCGCACGCCCGGCATGCTGTGGGCACCGAAGGCGCGCGAGGCGGCGCCCACGCGCGCCTTCGCGGCCATCGTGCGCAAGATGGCGTTCCGCACCAGCATGCTCGAGCGCAGCGACGGCTAG
- a CDS encoding CoA transferase — MHKVLSGIKVLEQGTFITGPAAGMFLADLGAEVVKVEQPGSGDPFRSFRGGLYSPHFQTYNRNKRSVTLNPKLAEDAAVFDELVKDSDVYIQNFRPGAAERLGAGEARLRELNPRLIYCAISGFGQTGPAAARPAYDTVAQAASAFLKLLVNPANPRVVGPAVADAMTGFYAAYGVLGALVERGRTGQGRKVEVSMLEAMCHFNLDAFTHYFSENEIMGPFSRPSVSQSYVLECADGLWIALHMSSPEKFWQGLANAIERPDLFQDARFATREGRIAHQNDLIALLDGLFRARTRADWCARLEAEDVPHAPMYDTREAMEDPQARHLQLEVSAPHPEGGDWRTIRSPVSFDGERALEVTAPPVLGADNAAIVEPIRRRLRQR; from the coding sequence GTGCACAAGGTCCTCAGCGGCATCAAGGTGCTGGAGCAAGGCACGTTCATCACGGGACCGGCGGCCGGCATGTTCCTGGCCGACCTCGGCGCCGAGGTGGTCAAGGTGGAGCAGCCCGGCAGCGGCGATCCGTTCCGTTCGTTCCGCGGCGGGCTCTACAGCCCGCACTTCCAGACCTACAACCGCAACAAGCGCAGCGTCACGCTCAACCCCAAGCTGGCCGAGGACGCGGCAGTGTTCGACGAGCTGGTGAAGGACTCGGACGTCTACATCCAGAACTTCCGCCCCGGCGCGGCCGAGCGGCTGGGCGCGGGCGAGGCGCGGCTGCGCGAACTCAATCCGCGGCTGATCTACTGCGCCATCAGCGGCTTCGGCCAGACCGGCCCGGCCGCGGCGCGCCCGGCCTACGACACGGTGGCGCAGGCGGCCAGCGCCTTCCTCAAGCTGCTGGTGAACCCGGCCAATCCGCGCGTGGTGGGCCCGGCCGTGGCCGACGCGATGACGGGCTTTTACGCGGCCTACGGCGTGCTCGGCGCGCTGGTCGAGCGCGGGCGCACCGGCCAGGGCCGCAAGGTCGAGGTCTCGATGCTCGAGGCCATGTGCCACTTCAACCTCGACGCCTTCACCCACTACTTCTCCGAGAACGAGATCATGGGTCCGTTCAGCCGGCCCAGCGTCTCGCAGTCGTACGTGCTCGAGTGCGCCGACGGCCTGTGGATCGCGCTGCACATGTCCTCGCCCGAGAAGTTCTGGCAGGGCCTGGCCAACGCGATCGAGCGGCCCGACCTGTTCCAGGACGCGCGCTTCGCCACGCGCGAGGGCCGCATCGCGCACCAGAACGACCTGATCGCGCTGCTCGACGGCCTGTTCCGCGCGCGCACGCGCGCCGACTGGTGCGCGCGGCTCGAGGCCGAGGACGTGCCCCATGCGCCCATGTACGACACGCGCGAGGCCATGGAGGACCCGCAGGCGCGCCACCTGCAGCTCGAGGTCAGCGCGCCCCATCCCGAGGGCGGCGACTGGCGCACCATCCGCTCGCCCGTGAGCTTCGACGGCGAGCGCGCGCTCGAGGTCACGGCACCGCCGGTGCTGGGCGCCGACAACGCGGCGATCGTCGAACCCATACGCCGACGCCTGCGGCAGCGCTGA
- a CDS encoding hydroxyquinol 1,2-dioxygenase, translating into MTPSNADELTRAALQRLEGAADPRFARIMQSLIEHLHAFIREVDLQPAEWMAGIEFLTAVGQACDDRRQEFILLSDTLGASMMVVMLDQLRAAARAGRNGEALPATETTEATVQGPYYWDGAPELPLGADIAPGVRGEPAFYSGRVSDTRGEPLANALLDVWSGDGEGVYDMQVEGAGMAARARIRTDAEGRYWFWSIKPSYYPVPVDGPVGRMLDGMGRHPNRPGHIHMKVAAEGHVPVTTHLFVAGSPYIDSDAVFGVRPSLVVDFEAHAPGRAPDGRALERPYWSAHYDFHLQPATSNALS; encoded by the coding sequence ATGACCCCATCGAACGCCGACGAGCTGACCCGGGCCGCGCTGCAGCGCCTGGAAGGCGCGGCCGACCCGCGCTTCGCGCGCATCATGCAGTCGCTGATCGAGCATCTGCACGCCTTCATCCGCGAGGTCGACCTGCAGCCCGCCGAATGGATGGCCGGCATCGAGTTCCTCACCGCCGTCGGCCAGGCCTGCGACGACAGGCGCCAGGAGTTCATCCTGCTGTCGGACACGCTGGGCGCCTCGATGATGGTGGTGATGCTCGATCAGTTGCGCGCCGCCGCGCGCGCCGGCAGGAACGGAGAGGCGCTGCCCGCGACCGAGACCACCGAGGCCACCGTGCAGGGCCCCTACTACTGGGACGGCGCGCCCGAGCTGCCGCTGGGCGCCGACATCGCGCCGGGCGTGCGCGGCGAACCGGCCTTCTACAGCGGCCGCGTCAGCGACACGCGCGGCGAGCCGCTCGCGAACGCGCTGCTCGACGTCTGGTCGGGCGACGGCGAGGGCGTCTACGACATGCAGGTCGAGGGCGCGGGCATGGCGGCGCGCGCGCGCATCCGCACCGACGCCGAGGGCCGCTACTGGTTCTGGTCGATCAAGCCCTCGTACTACCCGGTGCCGGTCGACGGCCCGGTGGGCCGCATGCTCGACGGCATGGGCCGCCATCCGAACCGGCCCGGCCACATCCACATGAAGGTGGCGGCCGAGGGCCACGTGCCGGTGACCACGCACCTGTTCGTCGCGGGCAGCCCCTACATCGACTCCGACGCGGTGTTCGGCGTGCGGCCCAGCCTCGTCGTCGACTTCGAGGCCCATGCGCCGGGCCGCGCGCCCGACGGCCGCGCGCTCGAGCGGCCCTACTGGTCCGCGCACTACGACTTCCATCTGCAACCCGCCACCTCGAACGCCCTCTCATGA
- a CDS encoding citryl-CoA lyase: MKIGKSTVPRTAICTSDEHTIVVRGQDLCRDLIGRVSFSDYFFLLLTGRRPDAACSAVLDATLVAIAEHGLVPSVQASRMTFAAAPDALQGAVAAGILGCGSVILGASETAGRLFAGVAARVDAGEALDDVAADTLRALKEGRQAIPGYGHPLHKANDPRVDRLIEVATEAGANLRYVQIAQALERAIPAIVGRELRMNVSAAIPAVLLGVGFPVASLRGVPILARTAGLIAHLAEEAESPSGFALSYQATRELQYEGELPAGFGSAA, from the coding sequence ATGAAAATCGGCAAATCCACCGTCCCGCGCACCGCCATCTGCACCTCGGACGAACACACCATCGTCGTGCGCGGCCAGGACCTCTGCCGCGACCTGATCGGCCGCGTCTCGTTCTCGGACTACTTCTTCCTGCTGCTCACCGGCCGCCGTCCCGACGCGGCCTGCAGCGCGGTGCTCGACGCCACGCTGGTGGCGATCGCCGAGCACGGCCTGGTGCCCAGCGTGCAGGCCAGCCGCATGACCTTCGCGGCCGCGCCCGATGCGCTGCAGGGCGCGGTGGCCGCGGGCATCCTGGGCTGCGGCTCGGTGATCCTCGGCGCCTCCGAAACCGCGGGCCGGCTGTTCGCCGGCGTGGCGGCGCGCGTCGACGCGGGCGAAGCGCTCGACGACGTGGCGGCCGACACCCTTCGCGCGTTGAAGGAAGGCCGCCAGGCCATCCCCGGCTACGGCCATCCGCTGCACAAGGCCAACGATCCGCGCGTGGACCGGCTGATCGAGGTCGCGACCGAGGCCGGCGCCAACCTGCGCTACGTGCAGATCGCGCAGGCGCTCGAGCGCGCCATTCCCGCCATCGTGGGCCGCGAGCTGCGCATGAACGTCTCGGCCGCGATCCCGGCCGTGCTGCTGGGCGTGGGCTTCCCGGTGGCCTCGCTGCGCGGCGTGCCGATCCTCGCGCGCACCGCGGGGCTGATCGCGCACCTGGCCGAGGAGGCCGAGTCGCCGAGCGGCTTCGCGCTGTCCTACCAGGCCACGCGCGAGCTGCAGTACGAGGGCGAGCTGCCCGCCGGTTTCGGGAGCGCCGCATGA
- a CDS encoding tripartite tricarboxylate transporter substrate binding protein: MKRRLLLAGALLATGAALAQAPGAARPLKIVVPFGAGTSTDIVGRILADALGRQLGTGAIVENKPGAGGAIGSEQVARAGADGQTLLLGTVGTHAINPSLYKRLSYQPLRDFVPLGFIGATPTLLVVPAGSPWKRVADLGNANGNVNFASAGNGTSGHLAGELLNVRLGKSFMHVPYRDGAQAMTELMAGNVQFMFYHPAAVLPQVRAGKLRAIGASGAKRSAAAPEVPTLMEQGVKDFDLVAWFMLYAPAGMPAAQRDRLREATRQVLAQPEVREKLAQQGIEQAEMNADQLDAFARTEIAKWGEAVQRSGAQVD, encoded by the coding sequence ATGAAGCGCCGCCTGCTGCTGGCCGGCGCGCTGCTGGCCACGGGCGCGGCGCTCGCGCAGGCGCCGGGCGCCGCGCGGCCGCTGAAGATCGTCGTGCCCTTCGGCGCCGGCACCTCGACCGACATCGTCGGCCGCATCCTGGCCGATGCGCTGGGCCGCCAGCTCGGCACCGGCGCGATCGTCGAGAACAAGCCCGGCGCGGGCGGCGCCATCGGCAGCGAGCAGGTCGCGCGCGCCGGCGCCGACGGCCAGACCCTGTTGCTGGGCACGGTGGGCACGCACGCCATCAACCCCTCGCTCTACAAGCGGCTGAGCTACCAGCCGCTGCGCGACTTCGTGCCGCTGGGCTTCATCGGCGCCACGCCCACGCTGCTGGTGGTGCCCGCCGGCTCGCCGTGGAAGCGCGTGGCCGACCTGGGCAACGCGAACGGCAACGTGAACTTCGCCTCGGCCGGCAACGGCACCTCGGGCCACCTGGCCGGCGAGCTGCTCAACGTGCGGCTCGGCAAGAGCTTCATGCACGTGCCCTACCGCGACGGCGCGCAGGCCATGACCGAGCTGATGGCCGGCAACGTGCAGTTCATGTTCTATCACCCGGCCGCGGTGCTGCCGCAGGTGCGCGCGGGCAAGCTGCGCGCGATCGGCGCCTCGGGCGCGAAGCGCAGCGCCGCCGCGCCCGAGGTGCCCACGCTGATGGAGCAGGGCGTGAAGGACTTCGACCTCGTCGCCTGGTTCATGTTGTACGCGCCCGCCGGCATGCCCGCCGCGCAGCGCGACCGGCTGCGCGAGGCCACGCGCCAGGTGCTGGCCCAGCCCGAGGTGCGCGAGAAGCTCGCGCAGCAGGGCATCGAGCAGGCCGAGATGAACGCCGACCAGCTCGACGCCTTCGCGCGCACCGAGATCGCCAAGTGGGGCGAGGCGGTGCAGCGCTCGGGCGCGCAGGTCGATTGA
- a CDS encoding tripartite tricarboxylate transporter substrate binding protein, producing the protein MRTRFQWLAGLFLALACSLALAQGTAWPNKPIRIVVGFAPGTPPDIFARLYGDYMGKQLGVPVVIDNKPGTAGNLASDTVAKAPPDGYTFLYNLSTAFTINPYIYAKLPFDPQKDLVPVATTMRQGLVLIASPKLPAKSIKELLAAAKAKPGSISHASYGAGSPSHLIVEWLKDETGTDMLHVPYRASPVADVIGGQVDTVMEPIATGYPLISSGRVQALAYSGPSRHPAMPEVPTLAEVVPGLTMTSWHGLWAPAATPAAIQQRFNAVMIEASRDPDLAKRIRELNSEPLGLTQAEMTAALRRDAEIYSRIVKAKNIRVD; encoded by the coding sequence ATGCGTACCCGATTCCAATGGCTGGCCGGCCTCTTCCTGGCCCTGGCCTGCAGTCTCGCCCTGGCCCAGGGCACGGCCTGGCCCAACAAGCCGATCCGCATCGTGGTGGGCTTCGCGCCCGGCACGCCGCCGGACATCTTCGCGCGGCTCTACGGCGACTACATGGGCAAGCAGCTCGGCGTGCCGGTGGTGATCGACAACAAGCCGGGCACGGCCGGCAACCTCGCGTCCGACACCGTGGCCAAGGCGCCGCCCGACGGCTACACCTTCCTCTACAACCTCTCGACCGCGTTCACGATCAATCCCTACATCTACGCCAAGCTGCCCTTCGATCCGCAGAAGGACCTGGTGCCGGTCGCCACCACGATGCGGCAGGGGCTGGTGCTGATCGCGAGCCCGAAGCTGCCCGCGAAGTCGATCAAGGAACTGCTGGCCGCCGCGAAAGCGAAGCCGGGCTCGATCTCGCATGCCTCCTACGGCGCGGGCAGCCCCTCGCACCTGATCGTGGAATGGCTCAAGGACGAGACCGGCACCGACATGCTGCACGTGCCCTACCGCGCGAGCCCGGTGGCCGACGTGATCGGCGGCCAGGTCGACACGGTGATGGAGCCGATCGCCACCGGCTATCCGCTGATCAGCAGCGGCCGCGTGCAGGCGCTGGCCTATTCGGGCCCGAGCCGGCATCCGGCCATGCCCGAGGTGCCCACGCTCGCCGAGGTGGTGCCGGGCCTCACGATGACCTCGTGGCACGGCCTGTGGGCGCCGGCCGCGACGCCGGCCGCGATCCAGCAGCGCTTCAACGCCGTGATGATCGAGGCCAGCAGGGACCCCGATCTCGCGAAGCGCATCCGCGAGCTCAACAGCGAGCCGCTGGGCCTCACGCAGGCCGAGATGACGGCGGCGCTGCGGCGCGACGCGGAGATCTACAGCCGCATCGTGAAGGCGAAGAACATCCGCGTCGACTGA
- a CDS encoding glyoxylate/hydroxypyruvate reductase A, with product MRITVYLTDNRPDPWIEGLKAELPDAEIEAWRPGAPQADHAVVWAPPQQFIDEQPALRGIFNIGAGVDALLKLRIPTGTRIVRLDDAGMSVQMAEYVCHTLIRHFREFDAYEADAREGKWSYRRPKARSDFPVGIMGLGVLGERVAKAVAQFEFPVLGWSRSPKQIEGVRVFSGEAQFDEFLSSTRVLVNLLPLTEATRGILNRETLGKLRPEGYLISIARGAHLVEDDLIPLIDGGQLAGATLDVFQVEPLPADHAFWRHPKIVVTPHGSARTLREESIAQIAGKIRAMEQGLPVAGVVDPVRGY from the coding sequence ATGCGAATCACCGTCTACCTCACCGACAACCGTCCCGACCCCTGGATCGAAGGCCTGAAGGCCGAACTGCCCGACGCAGAGATCGAAGCCTGGCGCCCCGGCGCGCCGCAGGCCGACCATGCGGTCGTGTGGGCGCCGCCGCAGCAGTTCATCGACGAGCAGCCCGCGCTGCGCGGCATCTTCAACATCGGCGCCGGCGTCGACGCGCTGCTCAAGCTCCGCATTCCAACCGGCACGCGCATCGTGCGGCTCGACGACGCGGGCATGTCGGTGCAGATGGCCGAATACGTGTGCCACACGCTGATTCGCCACTTCCGCGAGTTCGATGCTTACGAGGCCGATGCGCGCGAAGGCAAGTGGAGCTACCGCCGCCCGAAGGCGCGCAGCGACTTCCCGGTCGGCATCATGGGCCTGGGCGTGCTCGGCGAACGGGTCGCGAAGGCGGTCGCGCAGTTCGAGTTCCCGGTGCTGGGCTGGAGCCGCTCGCCCAAGCAGATCGAGGGCGTGCGCGTGTTCAGCGGCGAGGCGCAGTTCGACGAGTTCCTGTCGTCCACGCGCGTGCTGGTCAACCTGCTGCCGCTGACCGAGGCCACGCGCGGCATCCTCAACCGCGAGACGCTCGGCAAGCTGCGGCCCGAGGGCTACCTGATCAGCATCGCGCGCGGCGCGCACCTGGTCGAGGACGACCTCATTCCATTGATCGACGGCGGCCAGCTCGCGGGCGCCACGCTCGACGTGTTCCAGGTCGAGCCGCTGCCGGCCGACCATGCCTTCTGGCGCCATCCCAAGATCGTCGTGACGCCGCACGGCTCGGCGCGCACGCTGCGCGAGGAGTCGATCGCGCAGATCGCCGGCAAGATCCGCGCGATGGAGCAGGGGCTGCCGGTCGCAGGCGTGGTCGATCCGGTGCGCGGCTACTGA
- a CDS encoding EthD family reductase → MIKVSVMYPYTEGARFDHDYYRDKHMPLLKARMGDACKSYTIDKGLAGGAPGAKPTYVGMCHVFCDSVEAFQGAFGPHAKEILGDVRNYTDIAPVMQISEVVVG, encoded by the coding sequence ATGATCAAAGTCAGTGTGATGTACCCCTACACCGAAGGCGCCCGCTTCGACCACGATTACTACCGCGACAAGCACATGCCCCTGCTGAAGGCGCGCATGGGCGACGCCTGCAAGTCCTACACCATCGACAAGGGCCTGGCCGGCGGCGCGCCCGGCGCCAAGCCCACCTACGTCGGGATGTGCCACGTGTTCTGCGATTCCGTCGAGGCCTTCCAGGGCGCCTTCGGCCCGCATGCCAAGGAGATCCTCGGCGATGTGAGGAACTACACCGACATCGCGCCGGTGATGCAGATCAGCGAAGTGGTGGTCGGCTGA
- a CDS encoding DUF4349 domain-containing protein, with amino-acid sequence MTHRPPQLSSFSPFQRLGARPRVLLLALAAALTLGACERRDAAAEVDAAAARPSGNYAAGGAMESRRMAESAPPAPAPVAMSLDQQAGKQAGESAPLQRYLAIRQDLNVEVAPDQLAESWGKVRDLCGTLRCELLSSSLLRETPQQAGNATLEMRVEPADVEKLLAGLAGVAKVVAHNTTSEDKTAEVIDVEARIKNRTEFRDSLRVMLRDTTTKRTMADLLQIQRTLADTQAELDASATQRKVLQQQTSKQHIQIQFTTVRALVGGGESYNPMTQALRNAGRVLAESVGSLITFVAAVLPWLLLLVPVLWGVRRLWLRRRQARAA; translated from the coding sequence ATGACGCATCGCCCGCCGCAGCTCTCTTCGTTCTCCCCCTTCCAGCGCCTCGGCGCCCGCCCGCGCGTGCTGCTGCTCGCGCTGGCCGCGGCGCTGACGCTCGGCGCCTGCGAGCGGCGCGACGCGGCCGCGGAAGTCGATGCCGCCGCGGCCCGGCCTTCGGGCAACTACGCGGCCGGCGGCGCGATGGAGTCCAGGCGCATGGCCGAGTCCGCGCCGCCTGCGCCCGCGCCCGTCGCGATGTCGCTCGACCAGCAGGCCGGGAAGCAGGCGGGCGAGAGCGCGCCGCTGCAGCGCTACCTCGCGATCCGCCAGGACCTCAACGTCGAGGTCGCGCCCGACCAGCTCGCCGAATCCTGGGGCAAGGTGCGCGACCTCTGCGGCACCCTGCGCTGCGAGCTGCTGTCGTCCTCGCTGCTGCGCGAGACGCCGCAGCAGGCCGGCAATGCCACGCTCGAGATGCGCGTGGAGCCGGCCGACGTCGAGAAGCTGCTGGCCGGCCTCGCGGGCGTGGCGAAGGTGGTGGCGCACAACACCACCAGCGAGGACAAGACCGCCGAGGTGATCGACGTCGAGGCGCGCATCAAGAACCGCACCGAGTTCCGCGACAGCCTGCGCGTCATGCTGCGCGACACCACCACCAAGCGCACCATGGCCGACCTGCTGCAGATCCAGCGCACGCTGGCCGACACCCAGGCCGAGCTCGATGCCTCGGCGACGCAGCGCAAGGTGCTGCAGCAGCAGACCAGCAAGCAGCACATCCAGATCCAGTTCACCACCGTGCGCGCGCTGGTCGGCGGCGGCGAGAGCTACAACCCGATGACGCAGGCCCTGCGCAACGCGGGCCGCGTGCTGGCCGAGAGCGTGGGCAGCCTGATCACCTTCGTGGCGGCGGTGTTGCCGTGGCTGCTGTTGCTGGTGCCCGTGCTGTGGGGCGTGCGCCGGCTGTGGCTGCGCCGGCGCCAGGCCAGGGCCGCCTGA